From one candidate division KSB1 bacterium genomic stretch:
- a CDS encoding carboxypeptidase-like regulatory domain-containing protein — VMEEPREGRALLVGAVLVENDGVEDVYEARKSKIHIIVVGKGTVDGREEAVVYRLMTDENGYFFVPNVPPGSYVVKGIELDLGYGTRLQVTSRWEGNTQIYYPAEGFVDHVVRVWPPPSKGRIINLGIRYFRVDASYRIYNDVFDSLDGASIALRDVKHTMPSPIAYYKAKYPDS, encoded by the coding sequence TGGTTATGGAGGAGCCACGGGAAGGCAGGGCACTTCTCGTGGGGGCCGTTCTGGTGGAGAATGACGGGGTTGAGGATGTGTACGAAGCGCGAAAGTCCAAGATTCACATCATAGTCGTGGGCAAAGGCACAGTGGACGGCAGAGAGGAAGCCGTAGTGTACAGGCTGATGACGGATGAGAATGGCTACTTCTTTGTTCCCAACGTACCGCCAGGGTCTTATGTGGTCAAAGGAATTGAATTGGACCTTGGATATGGCACAAGATTGCAGGTTACTTCCCGTTGGGAGGGGAATACGCAGATTTATTACCCGGCGGAAGGCTTTGTCGATCACGTTGTGCGGGTTTGGCCCCCGCCTTCAAAAGGGAGGATCATTAATCTTGGCATCCGTTACTTCCGCGTAGATGCGTCATACCGTATCTACAATGATGTGTTCGACTCGCTCGATGGTGCAAGCATTGCCCTTCGAGATGTGAAGCATACAATGCCCAGCCCAATTGCATACTACAAGGCGAAGTACCCGGATTC
- a CDS encoding amidohydrolase family protein, giving the protein MSLLGVLAGGVEAQGQSTPENLLLKNYRPRSVYKVPVTKIERARYPVIDMHSHPYARTDAEIAQWVRTMDELGIEKTVLLTHATGAEFDSLIAVYSKYGDRFELWCGIDFTGYDRPGYGPAAIAELERCYRLGARGVGELGDKGKGLFYGKPPAWGMHLNDPRMDPLLEKCAELGMPVSIHVADPIWMYLPMDSTNDGLMNAYDWRLDNQPGIVDHEGMIRILEDAVKRHPNTMFIACHLANCCYDLSKLGRLFDQYPNLYADISARYAETSTIPRFVKSFYEKYNDRLVYGTDMGFDKDMYITTFRILETMDEHFYNIELFNYHWPLYGLGLSDSALKKIYRENALRIMRH; this is encoded by the coding sequence ATGTCTTTGCTGGGGGTCCTGGCGGGCGGTGTGGAGGCACAAGGTCAGAGCACCCCGGAGAACCTATTGCTGAAGAACTACCGACCGCGATCGGTATACAAGGTCCCGGTGACGAAAATTGAGCGAGCGCGTTACCCTGTGATCGATATGCATTCGCACCCGTATGCGAGGACCGATGCGGAAATCGCGCAGTGGGTTCGGACCATGGACGAGCTTGGGATCGAAAAGACAGTCCTGCTCACCCATGCTACGGGGGCAGAATTTGACTCCTTAATTGCGGTCTACTCGAAATATGGCGATCGGTTTGAGCTTTGGTGCGGTATCGATTTCACAGGCTACGATCGCCCAGGGTATGGACCCGCGGCCATTGCGGAGTTGGAACGATGCTACCGACTGGGCGCACGGGGAGTGGGTGAGCTGGGCGACAAGGGAAAGGGACTTTTCTATGGCAAGCCCCCCGCCTGGGGAATGCATCTGAATGATCCCCGAATGGATCCGCTATTGGAGAAATGCGCGGAGCTCGGGATGCCGGTGAGCATCCATGTGGCCGACCCAATCTGGATGTACTTGCCTATGGATTCCACCAATGACGGCTTGATGAATGCATACGATTGGCGACTCGACAACCAACCGGGGATCGTGGACCATGAGGGCATGATCAGGATTCTCGAAGACGCCGTAAAGCGCCATCCGAACACGATGTTTATAGCCTGCCACCTGGCCAACTGCTGCTATGACCTGAGCAAATTGGGCAGGCTGTTCGACCAATATCCTAATCTCTATGCCGACATATCGGCTCGCTATGCGGAGACCTCGACGATTCCGCGCTTCGTGAAATCGTTCTACGAGAAGTACAATGATCGGCTCGTTTATGGAACGGACATGGGTTTCGACAAAGACATGTATATCACGACGTTCCGCATTCTCGAGACGATGGACGAGCATTTCTACAATATCGAGCTTTTTAATTATCACTGGCCTCTGTATGGACTTGGATTATCTGACAGTGCACTGAAAAAGATCTATCGAGAAAACGCTCTTCGGATCATGCGGCATTGA
- a CDS encoding DUF4832 domain-containing protein yields MRRPLCTLVLATQVIAVAVFNCSRKTPTGPDLEEVILEEIDDVLRNPFKGFVTWVGEENPVYPTTLQYRTYQWRDIEPEPGVFDWEEFERGWGDISVTGKRVGFRISACTPGSGNPYDIPDWLVEQGVGLRPYCIDGQAGLAPDWDDPRFLEAHRRLIRAIGARYDRDDRVAWVDIGSYGFWGEWCVWQNESLAASQATKQAILEVYFEAFPTKPKVIAFDDPFATQWVTSRGGGLRNDCLGTEEGNAWYLASLNRIDPGLNDRVWKQAFITGEFCGARWGAIMGTTGRFEVNYRFIQQTHWSFIGPSGGDIAPLTDEHRRNLDRLYKTLGYRFVLRRALLNRSVKRGGKLGLVMMVQNKGVAPFYFRWPLVVYLINSKGEVALQRETAIDIREWLPGTRLAHDEIAIPEELPPGRYEIRVAIHDPAKGKPGVLFANAGKDQEGRYPLGIVLVE; encoded by the coding sequence ATGAGGCGGCCACTCTGCACGTTGGTTTTGGCGACGCAGGTTATCGCGGTGGCCGTTTTCAATTGCTCGAGAAAAACCCCAACGGGTCCTGACCTCGAGGAGGTAATCCTAGAGGAGATCGATGACGTTCTGCGCAATCCTTTCAAGGGCTTTGTAACGTGGGTTGGGGAGGAGAATCCTGTCTATCCCACGACCTTGCAATATCGGACCTACCAGTGGAGGGACATAGAGCCGGAACCCGGGGTGTTCGACTGGGAGGAGTTCGAAAGAGGATGGGGGGACATTTCGGTCACTGGCAAGAGGGTAGGCTTTCGGATTTCTGCCTGTACCCCGGGGAGCGGAAACCCATATGATATCCCGGACTGGCTTGTCGAGCAGGGGGTGGGCCTTCGTCCGTACTGCATAGATGGGCAGGCGGGGCTTGCTCCAGACTGGGACGATCCTCGCTTTCTGGAGGCGCACAGGCGCCTGATCAGAGCGATAGGAGCGCGCTACGACCGAGATGATCGCGTGGCATGGGTCGATATTGGCTCCTACGGCTTCTGGGGGGAGTGGTGTGTCTGGCAAAACGAATCCCTGGCGGCAAGCCAGGCTACGAAACAGGCGATTCTTGAGGTCTATTTCGAGGCTTTCCCCACCAAGCCCAAGGTAATCGCGTTCGACGACCCTTTCGCTACCCAGTGGGTGACGTCGCGTGGCGGGGGTCTCCGCAATGACTGTCTGGGAACGGAGGAGGGGAACGCCTGGTATCTTGCCAGCTTGAACCGGATCGACCCCGGTCTCAACGACCGCGTGTGGAAGCAGGCGTTCATTACGGGGGAGTTTTGCGGGGCCCGCTGGGGCGCCATCATGGGGACGACCGGCCGATTTGAGGTGAACTACCGATTTATCCAGCAAACACACTGGTCGTTCATTGGTCCATCGGGAGGGGATATCGCACCGTTAACCGACGAACATCGACGCAATCTGGACAGGTTGTACAAGACTTTGGGCTACCGCTTTGTGCTGCGGCGTGCCTTGCTGAATCGGAGCGTTAAGCGCGGGGGCAAGCTGGGGCTGGTAATGATGGTCCAGAATAAGGGGGTCGCGCCTTTCTATTTCCGATGGCCGCTGGTCGTTTACTTGATCAACTCCAAAGGGGAGGTCGCACTGCAGCGGGAAACCGCCATAGACATTCGGGAATGGCTACCGGGTACGCGACTTGCCCACGACGAAATCGCTATCCCGGAGGAGCTACCGCCGGGTCGCTATGAGATCCGTGTGGCCATCCATGACCCCGCGAAGGGTAAACCGGGCGTGCTGTTCGCCAACGCTGGAAAGGATCAGGAGGGCCGCTATCCGCTGGGTATCGTGCTCGTTGAGTAG
- a CDS encoding beta-galactosidase trimerization domain-containing protein translates to MRSRIWLFSVAFTLFVAVGCGQKPEWQPVVDWGHWRLGQKADPEFLEKNHMTVTFGSGAPNFETATRAEFDQKVKEARAFNDSYHKKGYIVLRYLSTSLNGETATNKDEPRKDQIEFLRFYHERWDEFADLIGPRPQADPTTWITVRPDGSFPYYRYAPYGQETTGRFETWGCPDNPDYVRVMEAKIRAQAATGIDGCYVDWTHIPGGTCYCDWTRANFRRYLKEHIPPEVAQKKYGTADYDNVELPQKRGDKFWMEWLTFRCWTVAEFHRRLREAAHEINPRFLVSGNVFGGFGYGPIAYDAAGNMEMLGAEGYDDFLYSEIQEFLDSAPRKDESGNKISNSAALKFLAAASHGKPVIIYATEITPPIFPNPTEKCLSAMAQINIAEAVANHAIFREKRLTPPGATAMYTFLSANEEYLLGAKLHANVAVLASLNQFLADELSFAFSASRVLADRGIAHVMIVEDDLRKGDLSRYDLIWLPYLPLLSHEKQQALQRYVEKGGTLVILGECGKKDQFNLPQRPLLAQMLGAEEYPSEAVQRRYGKGIVLFQPLPIPEHRYLIPAKPKSEFTTFGPSMADVFPDIPEGYTRNRMHPDLRLKLEQTVDRMIQVLGNRLTRITSEHPFVEITRMENDARNLILIHLVNYDVTVDGEITPAQNLSLQVLLPGKGNVKAVRYCGDLSQLRAVPHKLIQAEGGTKFLTVTVHDLQVYGLVLVELR, encoded by the coding sequence ATGAGGTCGAGAATCTGGTTGTTCTCGGTAGCCTTCACCTTATTCGTAGCAGTGGGGTGCGGCCAGAAGCCGGAGTGGCAGCCGGTTGTCGACTGGGGCCATTGGCGACTGGGCCAGAAGGCCGATCCGGAATTCTTGGAGAAGAACCATATGACGGTCACGTTCGGGAGCGGAGCCCCCAATTTTGAGACGGCAACGCGCGCGGAATTTGATCAAAAGGTGAAAGAGGCCCGGGCTTTCAACGATAGCTACCACAAGAAGGGATACATTGTGTTGCGCTATCTCTCCACCTCGCTTAACGGAGAGACGGCCACCAACAAGGATGAACCTCGCAAGGACCAAATAGAGTTTTTGCGCTTCTATCACGAAAGATGGGACGAGTTTGCTGACTTGATTGGACCCCGGCCGCAAGCGGACCCGACCACGTGGATCACTGTTCGACCTGATGGAAGCTTTCCGTATTACCGTTACGCTCCCTATGGGCAGGAAACCACGGGACGATTCGAGACGTGGGGTTGCCCGGACAATCCCGACTACGTACGAGTTATGGAGGCGAAGATTCGAGCCCAGGCCGCGACCGGAATCGACGGCTGCTATGTGGATTGGACACACATTCCTGGCGGCACATGCTATTGCGACTGGACGCGTGCCAACTTCAGGCGATATCTCAAGGAACATATACCCCCTGAGGTGGCGCAGAAAAAATACGGTACTGCGGACTACGACAACGTGGAATTACCTCAGAAGCGCGGCGATAAATTCTGGATGGAATGGCTGACCTTTCGCTGCTGGACAGTGGCAGAATTCCATCGACGGTTACGCGAAGCAGCGCACGAAATCAATCCCAGGTTTTTGGTCTCCGGGAATGTATTCGGCGGTTTCGGGTACGGCCCCATTGCTTACGACGCTGCAGGGAACATGGAAATGTTAGGGGCGGAGGGCTATGACGACTTTCTTTACTCGGAAATTCAGGAGTTCCTGGACAGCGCTCCACGGAAGGACGAAAGCGGCAACAAGATCAGTAACAGCGCTGCATTGAAGTTCTTAGCGGCTGCTTCGCACGGCAAACCCGTGATCATCTACGCTACGGAAATTACGCCTCCTATCTTTCCCAATCCTACCGAAAAGTGTCTGAGCGCGATGGCTCAAATCAACATTGCCGAAGCCGTAGCAAATCATGCCATCTTCCGAGAGAAGAGGCTGACGCCGCCCGGTGCGACCGCCATGTACACGTTTCTCAGCGCCAACGAGGAATACTTGCTGGGCGCGAAACTCCATGCGAATGTGGCGGTTCTCGCCTCATTGAACCAATTTCTGGCAGATGAACTGAGTTTTGCTTTTTCCGCCTCGCGCGTGCTTGCCGATCGCGGGATTGCCCATGTGATGATAGTCGAGGATGATCTGCGGAAAGGAGATCTTTCGCGGTACGATCTGATCTGGCTGCCGTACCTGCCGCTCCTTAGCCACGAAAAGCAGCAAGCCCTGCAAAGGTACGTGGAAAAGGGCGGAACCTTGGTGATCTTAGGTGAGTGCGGAAAGAAAGACCAGTTCAACTTACCGCAGCGTCCATTGTTGGCACAAATGCTGGGCGCTGAAGAGTACCCCTCGGAGGCTGTGCAAAGGAGATACGGTAAGGGTATCGTCCTCTTTCAGCCGCTTCCCATACCGGAGCACCGTTACCTCATTCCGGCAAAGCCCAAGTCGGAATTCACTACGTTCGGTCCGTCTATGGCCGACGTTTTTCCGGATATTCCGGAGGGGTACACTCGAAACCGCATGCACCCGGACTTGCGCCTAAAGTTAGAACAGACGGTAGATCGGATGATTCAAGTGCTGGGAAATCGACTGACCCGGATTACAAGCGAGCATCCTTTCGTAGAAATAACCCGAATGGAAAACGACGCGCGAAATCTCATCCTGATACACCTCGTCAATTACGATGTGACGGTCGACGGCGAGATCACCCCTGCGCAGAATCTTTCCCTGCAGGTTCTCCTTCCAGGGAAAGGAAACGTAAAAGCTGTGCGCTACTGCGGGGATTTGTCCCAGCTCCGAGCGGTACCGCACAAGTTGATTCAGGCTGAAGGTGGAACGAAGTTTCTCACGGTGACGGTGCATGACTTGCAAGTCTATGGATTGGTCCTCGTCGAACTGAGATAG
- a CDS encoding alpha-galactosidase, whose product MDKKTVKNLHAYVALMLVPWGVASCSQSKGWITVEGKGIVIEFSSKLHSRVVARFGSDRVTVGNFRPSEFVTCDGRDVSDFQFTSRTERDVRGAEGPGKTITITGSNGGLEKEVQITLLDEFPDVALFRVTYRNKGDRAITVDRWVNNSYEITAGSAAKGEPVFWSFQSGSYENRPDWVVPLRQGFRQQNYMGMNASDYGGGTPVVDVWRRDVGIGVGHLELVPKLVSLPVAMETPTSATLGVEMEVRKVLSPGDSLQTLCTFVGVHRGDYFHTLKQYRNLMIKRGIRFGPIPETSYEPIWCGWGFERDFTVQQFCGALPKVAEIGFKWAVLDDGWQTAEGDWYVVREKFPRGDLDMKELVDKIHSHGLRAQLWWAPLAVDPGTDLMKNHPDYVLLNADGSKRDISWWDAYYLCPAYPPVQEYTRRLVEKFLRTWGFDGLKIDGQHLNAAPPCYNPAHHHSDPSESYEKVPEFFRMIYETAMSINPKAVVEICPCGTAYAFHTMPYMNQSVASDPESSWQVRLKGKTFKALMGPSAPYFGDHVELTDGGDDFASCVGVGAVIGTKFTWPVGAKEGSKYDLTPEKEEIWRKWLKIYLDKMLPTGEYLGELYDIGFDRPEAHAIRKGESVYYAFYAPRFSGTVELRGLEAGKKYRLTDYVNDVDLGEVNGPRAHIKVDFEKHLLIEAKPI is encoded by the coding sequence ATGGACAAGAAGACGGTCAAGAACCTACACGCGTACGTTGCGCTCATGCTTGTACCTTGGGGGGTGGCAAGCTGTTCGCAATCTAAGGGCTGGATAACCGTAGAGGGAAAGGGCATCGTAATCGAGTTCAGCTCGAAGCTCCATAGCCGGGTTGTGGCGAGGTTCGGGTCCGACCGGGTTACGGTCGGGAATTTCCGCCCGTCCGAATTCGTGACCTGCGACGGTCGCGACGTAAGCGATTTCCAGTTTACGTCCCGGACCGAGAGGGACGTGCGCGGCGCGGAAGGTCCAGGAAAGACGATCACGATAACGGGATCGAACGGAGGACTCGAGAAAGAGGTGCAGATTACTCTCTTAGACGAATTCCCCGATGTCGCGCTGTTTCGCGTAACGTACAGGAACAAGGGGGATAGGGCTATAACGGTAGACCGCTGGGTGAATAACTCGTACGAAATTACCGCAGGCAGTGCGGCAAAAGGGGAACCGGTGTTCTGGTCGTTTCAAAGCGGTTCCTACGAAAACCGTCCCGATTGGGTGGTGCCGCTAAGACAAGGGTTTAGGCAGCAAAACTACATGGGGATGAATGCATCGGACTACGGCGGCGGAACTCCCGTCGTGGACGTGTGGCGACGGGATGTGGGCATCGGAGTGGGCCATCTGGAGCTTGTGCCCAAGCTTGTTTCCCTGCCCGTCGCGATGGAGACCCCAACCAGCGCGACGCTCGGGGTAGAAATGGAAGTCCGGAAAGTGCTGTCCCCTGGGGACAGTCTGCAGACCCTCTGCACGTTCGTAGGCGTTCACCGCGGGGACTATTTCCATACCCTTAAACAGTACCGGAACTTGATGATCAAAAGAGGAATCCGCTTCGGTCCGATTCCCGAGACTTCCTACGAGCCCATTTGGTGTGGTTGGGGTTTTGAACGGGATTTCACCGTCCAGCAATTCTGCGGCGCCCTACCGAAGGTAGCGGAGATCGGCTTCAAATGGGCCGTACTCGACGACGGTTGGCAAACGGCAGAGGGCGACTGGTACGTAGTCAGGGAAAAGTTCCCAAGAGGCGATTTGGACATGAAGGAGCTTGTGGACAAGATTCACTCGCATGGACTGCGGGCTCAGCTATGGTGGGCGCCATTGGCCGTTGATCCGGGAACTGACCTGATGAAGAACCATCCTGACTACGTGCTACTGAATGCCGATGGAAGCAAGCGAGACATCAGCTGGTGGGATGCGTATTACCTTTGCCCCGCTTATCCGCCAGTTCAAGAATACACGCGAAGATTGGTTGAGAAATTCCTACGAACGTGGGGATTCGACGGCCTCAAAATCGATGGCCAACATTTGAATGCAGCCCCGCCTTGTTACAATCCTGCACACCATCACTCTGATCCAAGCGAGTCTTATGAGAAGGTTCCTGAATTCTTTCGGATGATCTACGAAACCGCGATGAGCATAAACCCCAAAGCTGTGGTGGAAATTTGCCCTTGTGGTACGGCTTACGCCTTCCATACCATGCCCTACATGAATCAGTCCGTAGCTTCAGATCCGGAAAGCTCCTGGCAGGTTCGCTTGAAAGGGAAAACATTCAAGGCATTGATGGGTCCCTCTGCGCCGTACTTTGGCGATCATGTTGAATTGACGGATGGGGGAGACGATTTTGCCTCTTGTGTCGGAGTCGGCGCAGTGATCGGCACCAAGTTCACCTGGCCTGTTGGCGCGAAAGAGGGCTCCAAATATGACTTGACTCCAGAGAAGGAAGAGATCTGGCGGAAATGGCTGAAGATCTACCTCGACAAGATGTTGCCCACAGGAGAATATCTTGGTGAGCTTTACGACATCGGATTTGACCGACCGGAAGCGCACGCGATCCGCAAAGGAGAAAGCGTTTATTACGCTTTCTACGCCCCGCGTTTTTCAGGGACCGTAGAGCTGAGGGGATTAGAGGCCGGGAAGAAGTACCGTCTGACGGATTATGTGAACGACGTGGACCTGGGTGAGGTGAACGGCCCGCGCGCGCACATCAAAGTCGACTTCGAAAAGCATCTGCTGATAGAGGCTAAACCGATATAG